One window of Penaeus chinensis breed Huanghai No. 1 chromosome 3, ASM1920278v2, whole genome shotgun sequence genomic DNA carries:
- the LOC125044144 gene encoding mitochondrial pyruvate carrier 2-like, which produces MSAIYRAVIRTADKFVPPKMQPLWNHPAGPKTVFFWAPCFKWGLVIAGLGDLTRPAEKLSASQSSALAATGIIWSRYSLVIIPKNWNLFSVNMFVAATGLYQLFRIYNHRRSKAAEAGTA; this is translated from the exons ATGTCGGCGATTTACCGAGCAGTGATCCGTACGGCGGATAAATTCGTTCCTCCCAAAATGCAGCCGCTGTGGAACCATCCCgcag GTCCAAAGACAGTTTTCTTCTGGGCTCCTTGCTTCAAGTGG GGTCTTGTCATTGCTGGCCTGGGAGACCTGACAAGGCCAGCTGAAAAGCTGTCAGCATCACAGTCCTCTGCCCTAGCAGCTACAGGGATTATCTGGTCGAG gtattcTTTGGTGATTATCCCTAAGAACTGGAACCTGTTTAGTGTTAATATGTTCGTCGCTGCTACTGGTCTCTACCAGCTCTTCCGTATATACAA cCATCGAAGGAGTAAAGCAGCAGAAGCCGGTACTGCTTGA
- the LOC125044120 gene encoding protein patched homolog 2-like isoform X2, with amino-acid sequence MGGTTGNCLTRVSGAIAGALERFFYTYGKSVASHPKKYILGCVLITGVCCLGFANFYMENRPEKLWIPQDSDYVLTLNWQAENFPNDQRVELILYESDNVLKADYIREMYRLRKALRAIVVQNRGGENVTQEDLCFEVPALGGTQKDELRDIKRKLFPDRDPNEDFDWSLAFDKTIYYQFYEKMPKDCLEFSILEIWGNNDQAIADLTDEEVLHEINTANMSVTYAYPMDFQAFLGGIERDESGLVVAAKTTLTQIVMRINRTEIDLGMLTNDAGLADEVDMALYDWEGEFISLLRNDTGRPEGLEVYLQAQRSFGEISGETILGDVAFLVIGDIILFVYVQLMLGKFNMVETRPVLSLLGLLATFMAVGVSFGLCSAFGIAYGPVHSILPLLMLGLGVDDMFVIVQCWQNLSHEEKRLELKKRMGCALRHAGVAITVTSLTDFAAFTIGASTVLPALRSFCIYSALGVVALYMLQATFFVAWFTLDQSRLEDHRNGLFWCYKHKNWTPNKCSQYDLCQMFFDKIYSKYLLMKPVKALVLVVTAVVLGTSIWGVTNLRQEFNPVWFIPQSSYLFQFLSRAQTYYPEAGERGTVYLGALNYSQELPNIGYLTQSMRENEYISFVDSWYDLMIDYTNKSIGEDITGQPLNESFFNKAMSDFLYSPSGSRFQNYFHFDGNLTAMQPAPPILASKFDYSHRSLDGPAEQIPAMDQTKELVKNANFSDFAAPIAMMYSSWETDKIIAFELVRNLCLALVAVFVMTLILIANIVSSIYVLLCVLLTLVDVMALMTWWDLTIDTVSCINLVLCIGLCVDYSVHIALHFMQVKGTRDERVQRTVKEMGPAVINGAFSTFLAFILLANSDSHVFESFFKIFFGVFIYGVFHGLVFLPVLLSLIGPAPYAHDLHALPENNEVEKCSKDVLVIDGRTYSQKTGSS; translated from the exons ATGGGAGGAACGACGGGGAATTGTCTGACGAGGGTGAGCGGCGCCATCGCTGGAGCCCTCGAGAGGTTCTTCTACAC GTACGGCAAGAGCGTGGCTTCGCACCCCAAAAAGTACATACTGGGATGCGTCTTGATTACAGGTGTCTGCTGCCTCGGGTTTGCTAACTTCTATATGGAGAATCGCCCGGAGAAACTGTGGATTCCTCAG GACTCTGACTATGTGTTGACCCTGAACTGGCAGGCCGAGAACTTCCCTAACGACCAGCGAGTGGAACTTATCCTATACGAGTCAGATAATGTGCTCAAAGCTGATTACATTCGAGAG ATGTATCGACTGCGAAAGGCTCTACGAGCTATCGTTGTGCAAAATAGAGGCGGCGAAAACGTTACCCAGGAAGATCTATGCTTCGA agtcCCAGCCCTCGGAGGAACCCAGAAGGACGAACTCAGGGACATCAAGCGCAAGCTCTTCCCAGACCGAGACCCCAACGAGGACTTCGACTGGTCTCTAGCCTTCGACAAGACCATCTACTACCAGTTCTACGAAAAGATGCCCAAGGACTGCCTCGAATTCAGCATCCTTGAGATCTGGGGGAATAATGATCAGGCAATCGCAGACCTTACAGATGAGGAGGTACTGCATGAGATCAACACAGCGAACATGAG TGTAACTTACGCATACCCCATGGATTTCCAAGCTTTTCtgggaggcatagagagagacgagTCTGGACTAGTGGTCGCCGCTAAAACTACACTGACTCAGATCGTCATGAGAATCAACCGCACAGAGATTGACTTGGGAATGTTGACGAACGACGCTGGGCTAGCGGACGAG gtGGACATGGCGTTATACGACTGGGAGGGCGAGTTCATCTCCCTTCTTCGGAACGACACAGGCCGGCCGGAGGGACTTGAGGTATACCTGCAGGCGCAAAGAAG TTTTGGCGAAATCAGCGGAGAAACAATACTGGGAGATGTTGCCTTCCTTGTTATAGGCGATATTATATTGTTTGTCTACGTGCAACTGATGCTTGGCAAATTCAATATGGTCGAGACTAGG CCCGTCCTGTCCTTACTAGGACTTTTGGCTACCTTCATGGCCGTCGGGGTGTCCTTCGGCCTCTGCTCCGCCTTCGGAATTGCCTACGGTCCTGTGCACTCCATCCTGCCCCTGCTTATGCTGGGTCTAGGAGTGGATGACATGTTTGTTATTGTCCAGTGCTGGCAGAATCTCAGCCATGAG GAAAAGAGACTAGAGCTCAAGAAGAGAATGGGATGCGCGCTTCGTCACGCCGGGGTAGCCATTACCGTCACCTCGCTCACCGACTTCGCTGCCTTCACCATCGGCGCCTCGACC GTCCTGCCAGCCCTTCGATCATTCTGCATCTACTCCGCCCTGGGTGTGGTTGCGCTGTACATGCTCCAGGCCACCTTCTTCGTCGCGTGGTTCACCCTCGACCAGAGCCGGCTCGAAG ACCACCGCAACGGACTCTTCTGGTGCTACAAACACAAGAATTGGACACCGAACAAATGCTCCCAGTACGACCTGTGCCAGATGTTCTTCGATAAGATCTACTCCAAGTACCTGCTGATGAAACCTGTTAAG GCTCTCGTACTGGTCGTCACGGCTGTCGTACTGGGCACGAGTATCTGGGGCGTCACGAACCTGAGGCAGGAATTCAACCCTGTTTGGTTCATCCCACAGTCTTCATACCTTTTCCAGTTTCTGTCTCGGGCCCAGACTTACTACCCAGAAGCAG GCGAACGAGGCACTGTGTATTTGGGCGCCTTGAATTACTCCCAAGAACTGCCGAACATTGGCTACCTGACGCAGTccatgagagagaatgagtacatTTCCTTCGTAGATTCTTGGTATGACCTCATGATTGACTATACCAACAAGAGCATTGGTGAAG ACATCACAGGACAGCCACTGAACGAGAGTTTCTTCAACAAGGCCATGTCGGACTTCCTGTACTCCCCATCAGGCTCTCGCTTCCAAAACTACTTTCATTTCGACGGCAATTTAACTGCTATGCAACCTGCACCCCCGATTCTC GCTAGCAAATTCGACTATAGCCACAGATCTCTGGATGGACCAGCTGAGCAAATTCCAGCGATGGACCAGACGAAGGAATTAGTCAAGAACGCAAATTTCTCAG ATTTCGCAGCCCCGATCGCCATGATGTACAGTAGTTGGGAAACGGATAAAATCATCGCATTTGAACTTGTTCGAAACCTTTGTCTGGCGCTGGTGGCAGTGTTCGTCATGACGCTCATCCTCATAGCCAACATAGTGTCTTCAATCTATGTACTCTTGTGTGTTTTACTTACCCTT GTCGATGTCATGGCCCTGATGACCTGGTGGGACCTGACTATCGACACTGTGTCTTGCATCAACTTGGTCCTTTGTATTGGCCTCTGTGTTGACTACTCGGTACACATAGCACTACACTTTATGCAG GTGAAAGGAACGAGAGACGAACGAGTTCAACGGACGGTGAAAGAGATGGGTCCAGCGGTCATAAACGGGGCCTTCTCTACGTTCCTGGCGTTCATCCTTCTCGCCAATTCGGATTCTCACGTGTTTGAGTCGTTTTTCAAG ATCTTCTTCGGGGTGTTCATCTACGGGGTGTTCCACGGACTGGTCTTCCTCCCCGTTCTCCTCAGCCTCATCGGGCCGGCGCCCTATGCCCACGACCTCCACGCCCTTCCCGAAAACAATGAGGTCGAGAAATGTTCCAAAGACGTTCTGGTGATCGATGGCAGGACTTATTCGCAG AAAACTGGAAGTTCTTGA
- the LOC125044120 gene encoding protein patched homolog 2-like isoform X3, with the protein MGGTTGNCLTRVSGAIAGALERFFYTYGKSVASHPKKYILGCVLITGVCCLGFANFYMENRPEKLWIPQDSDYVLTLNWQAENFPNDQRVELILYESDNVLKADYIREMYRLRKALRAIVVQNRGGENVTQEDLCFEVPALGGTQKDELRDIKRKLFPDRDPNEDFDWSLAFDKTIYYQFYEKMPKDCLEFSILEIWGNNDQAIADLTDEEVLHEINTANMSVTYAYPMDFQAFLGGIERDESGLVVAAKTTLTQIVMRINRTEIDLGMLTNDAGLADEVDMALYDWEGEFISLLRNDTGRPEGLEVYLQAQRSFGEISGETILGDVAFLVIGDIILFVYVQLMLGKFNMVETRPVLSLLGLLATFMAVGVSFGLCSAFGIAYGPVHSILPLLMLGLGVDDMFVIVQCWQNLSHEEKRLELKKRMGCALRHAGVAITVTSLTDFAAFTIGASTVLPALRSFCIYSALGVVALYMLQATFFVAWFTLDQSRLEDHRNGLFWCYKHKNWTPNKCSQYDLCQMFFDKIYSKYLLMKPVKALVLVVTAVVLGTSIWGVTNLRQEFNPVWFIPQSSYLFQFLSRAQTYYPEAGERGTVYLGALNYSQELPNIGYLTQSMRENEYISFVDSWYDLMIDYTNKSIGEDITGQPLNESFFNKAMSDFLYSPSGSRFQNYFHFDGNLTAMQPAPPILASKFDYSHRSLDGPAEQIPAMDQTKELVKNANFSDFAAPIAMMYSSWETDKIIAFELVRNLCLALVAVFVMTLILIANIVSSIYVLLCVLLTLVDVMALMTWWDLTIDTVSCINLVLCIGLCVDYSVHIALHFMQVKGTRDERVQRTVKEMGPAVINGAFSTFLAFILLANSDSHVFESFFKIFFGVFIYGVFHGLVFLPVLLSLIGPAPYAHDLHALPENNEVEKCSKDVLVIDGRTYSQYS; encoded by the exons ATGGGAGGAACGACGGGGAATTGTCTGACGAGGGTGAGCGGCGCCATCGCTGGAGCCCTCGAGAGGTTCTTCTACAC GTACGGCAAGAGCGTGGCTTCGCACCCCAAAAAGTACATACTGGGATGCGTCTTGATTACAGGTGTCTGCTGCCTCGGGTTTGCTAACTTCTATATGGAGAATCGCCCGGAGAAACTGTGGATTCCTCAG GACTCTGACTATGTGTTGACCCTGAACTGGCAGGCCGAGAACTTCCCTAACGACCAGCGAGTGGAACTTATCCTATACGAGTCAGATAATGTGCTCAAAGCTGATTACATTCGAGAG ATGTATCGACTGCGAAAGGCTCTACGAGCTATCGTTGTGCAAAATAGAGGCGGCGAAAACGTTACCCAGGAAGATCTATGCTTCGA agtcCCAGCCCTCGGAGGAACCCAGAAGGACGAACTCAGGGACATCAAGCGCAAGCTCTTCCCAGACCGAGACCCCAACGAGGACTTCGACTGGTCTCTAGCCTTCGACAAGACCATCTACTACCAGTTCTACGAAAAGATGCCCAAGGACTGCCTCGAATTCAGCATCCTTGAGATCTGGGGGAATAATGATCAGGCAATCGCAGACCTTACAGATGAGGAGGTACTGCATGAGATCAACACAGCGAACATGAG TGTAACTTACGCATACCCCATGGATTTCCAAGCTTTTCtgggaggcatagagagagacgagTCTGGACTAGTGGTCGCCGCTAAAACTACACTGACTCAGATCGTCATGAGAATCAACCGCACAGAGATTGACTTGGGAATGTTGACGAACGACGCTGGGCTAGCGGACGAG gtGGACATGGCGTTATACGACTGGGAGGGCGAGTTCATCTCCCTTCTTCGGAACGACACAGGCCGGCCGGAGGGACTTGAGGTATACCTGCAGGCGCAAAGAAG TTTTGGCGAAATCAGCGGAGAAACAATACTGGGAGATGTTGCCTTCCTTGTTATAGGCGATATTATATTGTTTGTCTACGTGCAACTGATGCTTGGCAAATTCAATATGGTCGAGACTAGG CCCGTCCTGTCCTTACTAGGACTTTTGGCTACCTTCATGGCCGTCGGGGTGTCCTTCGGCCTCTGCTCCGCCTTCGGAATTGCCTACGGTCCTGTGCACTCCATCCTGCCCCTGCTTATGCTGGGTCTAGGAGTGGATGACATGTTTGTTATTGTCCAGTGCTGGCAGAATCTCAGCCATGAG GAAAAGAGACTAGAGCTCAAGAAGAGAATGGGATGCGCGCTTCGTCACGCCGGGGTAGCCATTACCGTCACCTCGCTCACCGACTTCGCTGCCTTCACCATCGGCGCCTCGACC GTCCTGCCAGCCCTTCGATCATTCTGCATCTACTCCGCCCTGGGTGTGGTTGCGCTGTACATGCTCCAGGCCACCTTCTTCGTCGCGTGGTTCACCCTCGACCAGAGCCGGCTCGAAG ACCACCGCAACGGACTCTTCTGGTGCTACAAACACAAGAATTGGACACCGAACAAATGCTCCCAGTACGACCTGTGCCAGATGTTCTTCGATAAGATCTACTCCAAGTACCTGCTGATGAAACCTGTTAAG GCTCTCGTACTGGTCGTCACGGCTGTCGTACTGGGCACGAGTATCTGGGGCGTCACGAACCTGAGGCAGGAATTCAACCCTGTTTGGTTCATCCCACAGTCTTCATACCTTTTCCAGTTTCTGTCTCGGGCCCAGACTTACTACCCAGAAGCAG GCGAACGAGGCACTGTGTATTTGGGCGCCTTGAATTACTCCCAAGAACTGCCGAACATTGGCTACCTGACGCAGTccatgagagagaatgagtacatTTCCTTCGTAGATTCTTGGTATGACCTCATGATTGACTATACCAACAAGAGCATTGGTGAAG ACATCACAGGACAGCCACTGAACGAGAGTTTCTTCAACAAGGCCATGTCGGACTTCCTGTACTCCCCATCAGGCTCTCGCTTCCAAAACTACTTTCATTTCGACGGCAATTTAACTGCTATGCAACCTGCACCCCCGATTCTC GCTAGCAAATTCGACTATAGCCACAGATCTCTGGATGGACCAGCTGAGCAAATTCCAGCGATGGACCAGACGAAGGAATTAGTCAAGAACGCAAATTTCTCAG ATTTCGCAGCCCCGATCGCCATGATGTACAGTAGTTGGGAAACGGATAAAATCATCGCATTTGAACTTGTTCGAAACCTTTGTCTGGCGCTGGTGGCAGTGTTCGTCATGACGCTCATCCTCATAGCCAACATAGTGTCTTCAATCTATGTACTCTTGTGTGTTTTACTTACCCTT GTCGATGTCATGGCCCTGATGACCTGGTGGGACCTGACTATCGACACTGTGTCTTGCATCAACTTGGTCCTTTGTATTGGCCTCTGTGTTGACTACTCGGTACACATAGCACTACACTTTATGCAG GTGAAAGGAACGAGAGACGAACGAGTTCAACGGACGGTGAAAGAGATGGGTCCAGCGGTCATAAACGGGGCCTTCTCTACGTTCCTGGCGTTCATCCTTCTCGCCAATTCGGATTCTCACGTGTTTGAGTCGTTTTTCAAG ATCTTCTTCGGGGTGTTCATCTACGGGGTGTTCCACGGACTGGTCTTCCTCCCCGTTCTCCTCAGCCTCATCGGGCCGGCGCCCTATGCCCACGACCTCCACGCCCTTCCCGAAAACAATGAGGTCGAGAAATGTTCCAAAGACGTTCTGGTGATCGATGGCAGGACTTATTCGCAG TATTCCTGA
- the LOC125044120 gene encoding protein patched homolog 2-like isoform X1 produces the protein MGGTTGNCLTRVSGAIAGALERFFYTYGKSVASHPKKYILGCVLITGVCCLGFANFYMENRPEKLWIPQDSDYVLTLNWQAENFPNDQRVELILYESDNVLKADYIREMYRLRKALRAIVVQNRGGENVTQEDLCFEVPALGGTQKDELRDIKRKLFPDRDPNEDFDWSLAFDKTIYYQFYEKMPKDCLEFSILEIWGNNDQAIADLTDEEVLHEINTANMSVTYAYPMDFQAFLGGIERDESGLVVAAKTTLTQIVMRINRTEIDLGMLTNDAGLADEVDMALYDWEGEFISLLRNDTGRPEGLEVYLQAQRSFGEISGETILGDVAFLVIGDIILFVYVQLMLGKFNMVETRPVLSLLGLLATFMAVGVSFGLCSAFGIAYGPVHSILPLLMLGLGVDDMFVIVQCWQNLSHEEKRLELKKRMGCALRHAGVAITVTSLTDFAAFTIGASTVLPALRSFCIYSALGVVALYMLQATFFVAWFTLDQSRLEDHRNGLFWCYKHKNWTPNKCSQYDLCQMFFDKIYSKYLLMKPVKALVLVVTAVVLGTSIWGVTNLRQEFNPVWFIPQSSYLFQFLSRAQTYYPEAGERGTVYLGALNYSQELPNIGYLTQSMRENEYISFVDSWYDLMIDYTNKSIGEDITGQPLNESFFNKAMSDFLYSPSGSRFQNYFHFDGNLTAMQPAPPILASKFDYSHRSLDGPAEQIPAMDQTKELVKNANFSDFAAPIAMMYSSWETDKIIAFELVRNLCLALVAVFVMTLILIANIVSSIYVLLCVLLTLVDVMALMTWWDLTIDTVSCINLVLCIGLCVDYSVHIALHFMQVKGTRDERVQRTVKEMGPAVINGAFSTFLAFILLANSDSHVFESFFKIFFGVFIYGVFHGLVFLPVLLSLIGPAPYAHDLHALPENNEVEKCSKDVLVIDGRTYSQVHVRSNSSYE, from the exons ATGGGAGGAACGACGGGGAATTGTCTGACGAGGGTGAGCGGCGCCATCGCTGGAGCCCTCGAGAGGTTCTTCTACAC GTACGGCAAGAGCGTGGCTTCGCACCCCAAAAAGTACATACTGGGATGCGTCTTGATTACAGGTGTCTGCTGCCTCGGGTTTGCTAACTTCTATATGGAGAATCGCCCGGAGAAACTGTGGATTCCTCAG GACTCTGACTATGTGTTGACCCTGAACTGGCAGGCCGAGAACTTCCCTAACGACCAGCGAGTGGAACTTATCCTATACGAGTCAGATAATGTGCTCAAAGCTGATTACATTCGAGAG ATGTATCGACTGCGAAAGGCTCTACGAGCTATCGTTGTGCAAAATAGAGGCGGCGAAAACGTTACCCAGGAAGATCTATGCTTCGA agtcCCAGCCCTCGGAGGAACCCAGAAGGACGAACTCAGGGACATCAAGCGCAAGCTCTTCCCAGACCGAGACCCCAACGAGGACTTCGACTGGTCTCTAGCCTTCGACAAGACCATCTACTACCAGTTCTACGAAAAGATGCCCAAGGACTGCCTCGAATTCAGCATCCTTGAGATCTGGGGGAATAATGATCAGGCAATCGCAGACCTTACAGATGAGGAGGTACTGCATGAGATCAACACAGCGAACATGAG TGTAACTTACGCATACCCCATGGATTTCCAAGCTTTTCtgggaggcatagagagagacgagTCTGGACTAGTGGTCGCCGCTAAAACTACACTGACTCAGATCGTCATGAGAATCAACCGCACAGAGATTGACTTGGGAATGTTGACGAACGACGCTGGGCTAGCGGACGAG gtGGACATGGCGTTATACGACTGGGAGGGCGAGTTCATCTCCCTTCTTCGGAACGACACAGGCCGGCCGGAGGGACTTGAGGTATACCTGCAGGCGCAAAGAAG TTTTGGCGAAATCAGCGGAGAAACAATACTGGGAGATGTTGCCTTCCTTGTTATAGGCGATATTATATTGTTTGTCTACGTGCAACTGATGCTTGGCAAATTCAATATGGTCGAGACTAGG CCCGTCCTGTCCTTACTAGGACTTTTGGCTACCTTCATGGCCGTCGGGGTGTCCTTCGGCCTCTGCTCCGCCTTCGGAATTGCCTACGGTCCTGTGCACTCCATCCTGCCCCTGCTTATGCTGGGTCTAGGAGTGGATGACATGTTTGTTATTGTCCAGTGCTGGCAGAATCTCAGCCATGAG GAAAAGAGACTAGAGCTCAAGAAGAGAATGGGATGCGCGCTTCGTCACGCCGGGGTAGCCATTACCGTCACCTCGCTCACCGACTTCGCTGCCTTCACCATCGGCGCCTCGACC GTCCTGCCAGCCCTTCGATCATTCTGCATCTACTCCGCCCTGGGTGTGGTTGCGCTGTACATGCTCCAGGCCACCTTCTTCGTCGCGTGGTTCACCCTCGACCAGAGCCGGCTCGAAG ACCACCGCAACGGACTCTTCTGGTGCTACAAACACAAGAATTGGACACCGAACAAATGCTCCCAGTACGACCTGTGCCAGATGTTCTTCGATAAGATCTACTCCAAGTACCTGCTGATGAAACCTGTTAAG GCTCTCGTACTGGTCGTCACGGCTGTCGTACTGGGCACGAGTATCTGGGGCGTCACGAACCTGAGGCAGGAATTCAACCCTGTTTGGTTCATCCCACAGTCTTCATACCTTTTCCAGTTTCTGTCTCGGGCCCAGACTTACTACCCAGAAGCAG GCGAACGAGGCACTGTGTATTTGGGCGCCTTGAATTACTCCCAAGAACTGCCGAACATTGGCTACCTGACGCAGTccatgagagagaatgagtacatTTCCTTCGTAGATTCTTGGTATGACCTCATGATTGACTATACCAACAAGAGCATTGGTGAAG ACATCACAGGACAGCCACTGAACGAGAGTTTCTTCAACAAGGCCATGTCGGACTTCCTGTACTCCCCATCAGGCTCTCGCTTCCAAAACTACTTTCATTTCGACGGCAATTTAACTGCTATGCAACCTGCACCCCCGATTCTC GCTAGCAAATTCGACTATAGCCACAGATCTCTGGATGGACCAGCTGAGCAAATTCCAGCGATGGACCAGACGAAGGAATTAGTCAAGAACGCAAATTTCTCAG ATTTCGCAGCCCCGATCGCCATGATGTACAGTAGTTGGGAAACGGATAAAATCATCGCATTTGAACTTGTTCGAAACCTTTGTCTGGCGCTGGTGGCAGTGTTCGTCATGACGCTCATCCTCATAGCCAACATAGTGTCTTCAATCTATGTACTCTTGTGTGTTTTACTTACCCTT GTCGATGTCATGGCCCTGATGACCTGGTGGGACCTGACTATCGACACTGTGTCTTGCATCAACTTGGTCCTTTGTATTGGCCTCTGTGTTGACTACTCGGTACACATAGCACTACACTTTATGCAG GTGAAAGGAACGAGAGACGAACGAGTTCAACGGACGGTGAAAGAGATGGGTCCAGCGGTCATAAACGGGGCCTTCTCTACGTTCCTGGCGTTCATCCTTCTCGCCAATTCGGATTCTCACGTGTTTGAGTCGTTTTTCAAG ATCTTCTTCGGGGTGTTCATCTACGGGGTGTTCCACGGACTGGTCTTCCTCCCCGTTCTCCTCAGCCTCATCGGGCCGGCGCCCTATGCCCACGACCTCCACGCCCTTCCCGAAAACAATGAGGTCGAGAAATGTTCCAAAGACGTTCTGGTGATCGATGGCAGGACTTATTCGCAGGTGCACGTTAGGTCCAATTCGTCGTACGAgtga